The Epinephelus lanceolatus isolate andai-2023 chromosome 1, ASM4190304v1, whole genome shotgun sequence genome has a window encoding:
- the LOC117256831 gene encoding ATP-dependent RNA helicase DDX19B — translation MATDSWAQAVDEQEAAAESIGSLQIKDKPEENGTAANATESSSAAAKSEAEGEKGTDDDDKEDKAAQSLLNKLIRNNLVNNTNQVEVLQKDPNSPLYSVKSFEELRLKPQLLQGVYGMGFNRPSKIQETALPMMLAEPPQNLIAQSQSGTGKTAAFVLAMLSHVDPNNRYPQCLCVSPTYELALQTGKVIEQMGKHYPEVKLVYAIRGNKLQRGMKLQEQIVIGTPGTMLDWCGKFKFIDPKKIKVFVLDEADVMIATQGHQDQSIRIQRMLPKNCQMLLFSATFEESVWNFAQRIVPDPNIIKLKREEETLDTIKQYYVLCNSREEKFQALCNIYGAITIAQAMIFCHTRKTAGWLAGELSREGHQVALLSGEMQVEQRAAVIDRFRDGKEKVLVTTNVCARGIDVEQVSVVINFDLPVDKDGNPDNETYLHRIGRTGRFGKRGLAINMVDSKMSMNILNRIQEHFSKKIEKLDTDDLDEIEKIAS, via the exons ATGGCTACGGACTCCTGGGCACAGGCGGTGGACGAGCAAGAAGCCGCGGCGGAATCG ATCGGTAGTCTACAAATCAAAGACAAACCTGAGGAAAATG GCACGGCTGCCAATGCAACAGAGTCCAGCAGCGCAGCTGCAAAGTCAGAAGCTGAGGGAGAAAAGGGCACAGATGACGATGACAAAG AGGACAAAGCGGCGCAGTCGTTATTGAACAAGCTGATCCGGAATAATCTGGTCAATAACACGAATCAAGTAGAAGTCCTTCAGAAGGATCCCAACTCTCCGCTCTACTCTGTCAAGTCTTTTGAGGAGTTGCGGCT CAAACCACAGCTGCTTCAGGGCGTGTACGGCATGGGTTTCAACCGGCCATCCAAAATCCAGGAGACTGCCTTACCTATGATGCTGGCTGAACC TCCACAGAATTTGATTGCCCAGTCGCAGTCAGGAACAGGGAAAACAGCTGCCTTTGTCCTGGCCATGCTCAGTCATGTAGATCCCAACAACAGATATCCCCAG tgcctgtgtgtgtcaccCACGTATGAACTGGCACTTCAGACTGGCAAGGTAATCGAGCAGATGGGCAAACACTATCCTGAGGTCAAGTTAGTCTACGCCATcagaggaaataaat TGCAGCGGGGCATGAAGCTGCAGGAACAGATAGTTATTGGCACACCTGGTACCATGCTGGACTGGTGTGGAAAGTTCAAGTTCATAGACCCCAAGAAGATAAAGGTGTTTGTGCTGGACGAGGCCGATGTCATGATCGCCACACAGGGTCATCAGGACCAGAGCATCCGCATCCAGAG GATGTTGCCTAAAAACTGCCAGATGCTGCTGTTCTCAGCCACGTTTGAAGAATCAGTGTGGAACTTTGCCCAGCGTATCGTGCCTGACCCCAACATCATCAAgctgaagagagaggaggagacgctAGATACCATCAAACAGTACTATGTGTTGTGCAACAGCAGGGAGGAGAAGTTCCAAGCCCTCTGTAACATCTACGGAGCCATCACCATCGCCCAGGCCATGATCTTCTGCCAT ACAAGAAAGACTGCAGGCTGGCTGGCAGGGGAGCTGTCCAGAGAGGGCCACCAGGTGGCACTGCTCAGTGGAGAGATGCAGGTGGAGCAGAGGGCTGCCGTCATTGACCGCTTCAGAGACGGCAAGGAGAAGGTCCTGGTCACCACAAATGTTTGTGCTCGAG GTATCGACGTCGAGCAGGTCTCTGTGGTGATCAACTTTGACTTGCCAGTAGACAAGGACGGTAACCCAGACAACGAGACATACCTGCACAGAATCGGACGCACAGGTCGATTTGGCAAAAGGGGACTGGCTATCAACATGGTGGACAGCAAGATGAGCATGAACATCCTCAACAGGATCCAGGAGCACTTCA gcaAGAAAATTGAAAAACTAGACACAGATGATCTGGATGAAATCGAGAAAATCGCCAGCTAA